A genomic window from Silene latifolia isolate original U9 population chromosome Y, ASM4854445v1, whole genome shotgun sequence includes:
- the LOC141629112 gene encoding uncharacterized protein LOC141629112, whose product MDELSSSRTMIHGFNLNGERAVGMIRVNLTMGDLSSDTLFHVMGGKTSFKLLLGRPWKHENGVFASTLHQCLKYYRSGERKIDGDAKPFSKVDSFFDDAKFFEENDTSSEFMPTTFSLTGKGGKRENYIIKEDAAASAAKENVVKKDVDKASKTATPAASPKKQETTQKTTPPALHYIPKSRHKDGESFFAECLTPKTEPKDKKSSLVFKQEWVAKVVTPLPSSSQTKIVRPPSNGFVCSSSQSSSEENKGIFDSNAYKLLAKAGYDFTNPTPIGKVIEAEPYGLNKAQHEVFKQDGSFMVTRGGLGYESPAPVKIGARRKGATASSQHITVEEVEENEEGEEKMHPSSVFDRISPPAEKCRPSIFTSALLTKEEEEEYYKLLVKYKDVYAWSYKEMSGLSPKIAVHRLAIKKGTSPKKATSTSFQAGAFRKKNGQLRICVDFRDLNDACPKENFPLPVTELMIDATTGHETLSFMDCTAGYNQIHMAPEDQEATEKICLALVFAIQKLRHYMQAHTIHVVSKADPIKYILSRPVLSGRLVKWAMLLKQYDLVFVPQKVVKGQAIADFFADHPVPAEWEISDDLLGEEIVYVDVLPPWQMYFDGAARQDGAGAGVVFVTPQNHLMPYAFTLTQLCTNNMAEYQALILGLQMAIEIGVRDMDIYEDSKLVINQILGEFEVKKEDLIPYHQQALQLLNQLYDIHVGHVPRSANKLADVLANLAATLALGAEESMKVPVCNRWVVSSLEGEENVDTTNMIYVYTVDEDD is encoded by the exons ATGGATGAACTCTCTAGTAGTCGAACAatgattcatggtttcaacttgaatgggGAGCGCGCGGTTGGCATGATCCGCGTGAACCTTACCATGGGTGATCTTTCTTCCGACACATTGTTCCATGTCATGGGTGGTAAGACATCGTTCAAACTATTGCTGGGACGACCTTGGAAGCACGAGAATGGAGTTTTCGCTTCAACCCTCCATCAATGTTTGAAATATTATCGTAGTGGCGAAAGGAAAATAGACGGAGACGCCAAACCTTTCTCTAAGGTCGACTCTTTCTTCGATGATGCAAAATTCTTTGAAGAGAACGATACTTCCAGTGAGTTCATGCCAACCACCTTCTCTTTAACAGGAAAAGGAGGTAAACGGGAAAATTACATCATCAAAGAAGATGCAGCTGCAAGTGCTGCTAAGGAAAATGTTGTCAAGAAAGATGTAGACAAGGCCAGCAAAACAGCTACTCCTGCCGCATCACCCAAGAAGCAAGAGACGACGCAGAAAACTACACCACCAGCACTACACTACATCCCGAAGTCTCGCCACAAAGATGGTGAGAGTTTTTTTGCAGAGTGTCTAACACCAAAGACAGAGCCTAAGGATAAAAAGTCAAGTCTGGTGTTCAAGCAGGAATGGGTGGCCAAAGTCGTTACACCTctaccaagttcatctcaaaCGAAGATTGTGAGACCTCCTTCGAATGGTTTCGTCTGTTCATCCAGTCAATCATCAAGTGAAGAAAACAAGGGGATAtttgattccaatgcttacaagctaCTGGCGAAGGCTGGATATGACTTTACAAATCCGACTCCTATTGGCAAAGTTATAGAAGCTGAGCCGTACGGTCTTAACAAAGCGCAACATGAAGTATTCAAGCAAGATGGGAGCTTCATGGTGACCAGGGGCGGGCTCGGATATGAGTCTCCTGCGCCTGTGAAGATTGGTGCTCGTAGAAAAGGGGCTACTGCATCTTCTCAGCACATCACAGTAGAAGAGgtcgaagaaaatgaagaaggagaGGAAAAGATGCATCCATCTTCAGTCTTCGATCGAATAAGTCCACCTGCAGAGAAGTGTCGCCCTTCTATATTCACAAG TGCTCTGCTgactaaagaagaagaagaggagtactACAAGTTGTTGGTCAAGTACAAGGATGTCTACGCTTGGAGCTATAAAGAGATGTCTGGACTCAGCCCAAAAATTGCAGTTCATCGTCTAGCAATCAAGAAAGGCACCAGTCCCAAAAAAGCAACCTCAACGTCATTTCAGGCCGGAGCTT TCAGAAAGAAGAATGGACAACTGCGCATATGTGTCGACTTCAGAGACCTTAATGATGCATGCCCGAAGGAAAACTTCCCTTTGCCAGTTACAGAGTTGATGATTGACGCAACCACTGGTCATGAAACCCTCTCATTCATGGATTGTACTGctggttacaatcaaatacatATGGCACCCGAAGATCAAGAAGCAACAG AGAAGATATGTCTTGCTTTGGTGTTCGCCATCCAGAAGTTGAGGCACTACATGCAGGCGCATACCATACATGTGGTCTCAAAAGCTGATCCAATCAAATACATACTCTCAAGACCAGTCTTGTCTGGAAGACTTGTGAAATGGGCAATGTTGCTTAAGCAGTATGACTTGGTGTTCGTGCCTCAAAAGGTTGTGAAAGGTCAAGCTATCGCCGATTTCTTTGCTGATCATCCAGTGCCAGCAGAGTGGGAAATTTCAGATGACCTCCTAGGAGAAGAAATTGTCTATGTGGACGTCCTACCTCCATGGCAAATGTACTTTGACGGTGCTGCAAGGCAAGATGGAGCTGGAGCTGGAGTTGTAttcgtaactccacaaaatcatcttATGCCATATGCCTTTACACTCACTCAGTTGTGTACAAATAATATGGCAGAATACCAAGCTCTCATACTCGGTCTTCAAATGGCGATCGAAATAGGTGTCAGAGATATGGACATATATGAAGACTCAAAGCTGGTGATCAACCAAATCCTTGGTGAATTTGAAGTGaaaaaggaagacttgattccCTACCATCAACAGGCATTACAACTGCTGAATCAACTTTACGACATCCATGTTGGTCATGTGCcaaggagtgccaataagttggctGACGTGCTTGCTAATCTTGCAGCCACTTTGGCACTGGGGGCAGAAGAGTCTATGAAAGTCCCAGTCTGCAATCGTTGGGTAGTATCATCGCTTGAAGGAGAAGAAAATGTAGACACAACCAACATGATATACGTCTACACAGTTGATGAAGATGACTGA